A part of uncultured Methanobacterium sp. genomic DNA contains:
- a CDS encoding PIG-L family deacetylase, whose protein sequence is MDLKYKVILLLVLIVSLTTMAFSYSQLPFYPPDFPAGPSINSGDRVLIVAPHPDDEAICNGGVIRYAVENHIPVKVVVMTDGNDTKTSPLTRHNETINGTKTLGLSEENVTFLGYKDGSLRNLLNDNWDYSNPFTASDGSKQVTYPYAFQENATYCGANLAGNLETIITDFKPTIIIYPSGDDEQFDHQATSGFLEYVTQETGYNGTKYTYLLHLPPNWPSPRSYYPEYYLVPPKQMVGVENGPEWYVFNLTTLEQRFKEQSFQEYKTQIVPSSYLRSFLRKNELFAKYPTLNVSKSTDNSSLNDFADGSKNLTDLFYDAAGDGKYQGNDKSMDIISVGLKVNDDSVNGNSWVSIKTVGEPSSSAVYDVHMNIFNTGGTERVNISVHNGTAQMQQDVNGNTTRGNVPLIVKNNTIIMGIPSDLFKNNPNLILSVDATKSGAIIDQTPWRVVKIS, encoded by the coding sequence ATGGATCTAAAATATAAAGTAATTCTGTTATTAGTTTTGATAGTTTCTTTGACCACAATGGCATTTTCATACTCACAACTACCATTTTATCCTCCAGATTTTCCTGCGGGACCATCGATAAACTCCGGAGACCGTGTGCTGATTGTGGCACCTCACCCGGATGATGAAGCCATCTGCAATGGAGGAGTGATTCGTTACGCAGTGGAGAACCATATACCAGTTAAGGTGGTGGTGATGACTGATGGTAATGACACCAAAACTTCACCACTTACCAGACATAATGAAACAATCAATGGAACAAAAACACTGGGCCTGAGTGAAGAGAACGTTACATTCCTTGGTTACAAGGATGGAAGTTTGAGAAATCTTCTAAATGATAACTGGGATTACAGTAATCCTTTCACTGCTTCAGATGGTTCCAAACAGGTAACTTATCCCTACGCATTCCAGGAAAATGCCACTTACTGCGGGGCTAACCTGGCTGGGAATCTGGAGACAATAATCACGGATTTTAAACCCACCATTATAATTTATCCCAGTGGAGATGATGAACAGTTTGATCACCAGGCCACCAGCGGTTTTCTAGAGTACGTCACCCAGGAAACAGGGTACAATGGAACTAAATACACCTACCTACTACATTTACCACCTAACTGGCCCAGTCCCAGGAGTTATTATCCAGAATATTATTTGGTCCCACCGAAACAGATGGTGGGAGTTGAAAATGGTCCAGAATGGTATGTATTTAACCTCACCACATTAGAACAACGTTTTAAAGAGCAATCATTCCAGGAATATAAGACCCAAATTGTTCCTTCATCATATCTTCGGTCCTTCCTGCGTAAAAATGAATTATTTGCCAAATATCCAACATTGAATGTATCAAAGTCCACGGATAATTCATCGCTTAATGATTTTGCTGATGGTTCTAAAAATTTAACCGACCTATTCTATGACGCAGCCGGTGATGGGAAATATCAGGGAAACGACAAATCAATGGATATAATATCAGTCGGATTGAAAGTTAATGATGATTCAGTAAATGGAAATTCATGGGTATCCATAAAAACAGTGGGTGAACCTTCCTCAAGTGCTGTGTATGATGTTCACATGAATATTTTCAATACTGGTGGAACTGAAAGGGTGAATATTTCAGTGCACAATGGAACTGCCCAGATGCAGCAGGATGTGAATGGCAATACAACCCGGGGAAATGTTCCCTTAATTGTTAAAAACAATACAATTATAATGGGAATACCTTCTGATCTTTTCAAAAACAATCCCAATTTGATTTTAAGTGTTGATGCAACTAAATCTGGAGCAATAATTGATCAAACACCATGGAGAGTTGTAAAAATCAGTTGA
- the rtcA gene encoding RNA 3'-terminal phosphate cyclase, whose translation MIKINGSFGEGGGALLRVSTALSAVTGKEFTISNIRSSRPKPGLMPQHLNSVKALAKLSSAEVTGLELGSTQITFTPGPLKGGKLEIDVKTAGSVTLILQALIIPSLFADQAVEIKIRGGTDVRWAPPFDYLEQVTLPVLQSMGIDINLELLQRGYYPRGGGILKARIEPVKKLKPLNLHDLEVDIIRGISHSTLLPSHVAIRQAQSAEKTLKKAGYEVDIQIKSDDDNNALGPGSGLVLWSEVENKNIPCVGGSSLGKPGKKAEKVGTEAADEILSFLSRGAALDRYMGDQIIPYLALVGLSSPAGSSSPTGSSSSTSLSSFPGSSSVRVSELTQHTLTNIYAAEKFTDKKFQVNGSLGEITTITV comes from the coding sequence ATGATAAAAATCAATGGATCATTTGGAGAAGGTGGAGGGGCTCTTTTAAGAGTTTCAACTGCACTTTCTGCTGTAACTGGGAAAGAATTCACTATTTCTAATATCCGCAGCAGTCGTCCCAAACCAGGGTTAATGCCCCAGCACTTAAACTCAGTCAAGGCCCTGGCTAAGCTCTCCAGTGCAGAGGTTACTGGATTGGAATTAGGTTCAACCCAGATAACTTTCACTCCCGGACCATTAAAAGGGGGAAAACTGGAAATTGATGTTAAAACTGCAGGCAGCGTAACACTGATCCTTCAGGCATTAATTATTCCATCACTATTTGCAGATCAGGCAGTGGAAATTAAGATCAGGGGTGGTACTGATGTTAGATGGGCTCCACCCTTTGACTATCTGGAACAAGTAACCCTCCCAGTGTTGCAGTCCATGGGTATTGACATAAATCTGGAATTATTACAAAGGGGTTATTATCCTCGTGGCGGGGGTATTTTAAAAGCACGGATTGAACCAGTGAAGAAACTGAAACCATTAAATCTCCACGACCTGGAAGTGGATATTATCCGGGGAATATCCCACTCCACCTTGCTCCCTTCCCATGTGGCTATCAGGCAGGCCCAATCTGCTGAGAAAACACTAAAAAAGGCAGGATATGAAGTAGACATCCAGATAAAGTCAGATGATGATAACAATGCGCTTGGTCCTGGTTCTGGACTGGTACTATGGAGTGAGGTTGAAAATAAAAACATACCCTGTGTTGGTGGCAGTTCCCTGGGAAAACCCGGTAAAAAAGCAGAAAAAGTCGGAACAGAAGCAGCAGATGAAATTTTATCATTTTTATCAAGGGGAGCAGCCCTGGACCGGTACATGGGGGATCAGATCATACCCTACCTGGCTCTTGTGGGGTTATCATCTCCTGCTGGTTCATCATCCCCTACTGGTTCATCCTCTTCTACTAGTTTATCATCCTTTCCGGGTTCATCATCTGTCAGAGTATCAGAGTTAACCCAGCACACCCTCACCAATATCTATGCTGCAGAAAAGTTCACTGATAAAAAGTTCCAAGTAAATGGTAGTTTGGGGGAAATTACCACCATCACTGTTTGA
- a CDS encoding IS5 family transposase, which produces MKSFEHYFMNKQYARVHELGDKLAEIDPLIDWEVFRPIVREMYDNHTEKGGRPNNDEIVMVKMLVLQAWYGLSDPELERQANDRISFHKFLGFPERIPDRSTVWAFRERLIDTGKDERIWEELQRQIDSKGLKVKEGVIQDATFITADPGHQRINEPRGPAVKTRRNKDGEWTKKHGKSYYGHKLHTLTDIDYGLIRRLETTTAEIHDNQIDLSKTGEVVYRDRGYFGAPCKGHNATMDRNVRGQSITTKQKKRNKRITSKRAPGERPYAVIKNIFKSGHQLVTTTLRTHTKNIFSCFCYNLLQLNTLTYKSDYLANAIIN; this is translated from the coding sequence ATGAAGTCGTTTGAGCATTATTTCATGAATAAGCAGTATGCGCGTGTTCATGAATTGGGTGATAAGTTGGCTGAGATTGATCCACTTATTGATTGGGAGGTTTTCAGGCCTATTGTTAGGGAAATGTATGATAATCATACGGAAAAGGGTGGTAGGCCTAATAATGATGAAATAGTTATGGTTAAGATGTTGGTTCTGCAAGCGTGGTATGGTTTATCGGATCCCGAGCTTGAAAGACAGGCTAATGATCGTATTTCGTTTCATAAGTTTTTAGGATTCCCTGAAAGGATCCCAGACCGTTCCACGGTCTGGGCTTTCAGAGAACGGTTAATAGATACTGGTAAAGACGAAAGAATATGGGAAGAACTGCAAAGACAAATAGATAGCAAGGGATTAAAGGTTAAAGAAGGCGTTATTCAGGACGCCACTTTCATAACAGCAGATCCTGGCCACCAAAGAATAAATGAACCACGCGGACCTGCAGTTAAAACCAGACGTAACAAAGACGGCGAATGGACCAAAAAACATGGAAAATCATATTACGGCCATAAACTACATACATTAACTGATATAGATTATGGATTGATACGTAGACTTGAAACCACAACTGCTGAGATTCATGACAATCAAATAGACCTCAGTAAAACGGGAGAAGTAGTTTACCGAGACCGTGGATACTTCGGAGCACCATGCAAAGGCCATAACGCCACCATGGATCGAAACGTACGCGGACAATCCATCACAACAAAACAAAAAAAACGCAACAAAAGAATCACCAGCAAAAGAGCACCAGGAGAACGCCCTTACGCAGTGATTAAGAACATATTCAAGTCAGGACACCAACTAGTCACCACCACACTCAGAACACACACCAAAAACATCTTCTCATGCTTCTGCTACAACCTACTACAACTCAACACCCTAACCTACAAATCAGACTACCTAGCGAACGCTATAATCAATTAA
- a CDS encoding TIGR03576 family pyridoxal phosphate-dependent enzyme yields the protein MLICTSLDEVKRRESAFRFIATTVNQEGRSSLYDLSGLAGGFPVKKSDLPFLETYSGPAIFELSLQKEGKKHLGGEKVAAFNRTSAALLATILALVKPGEEVLHYLPELPSHPSIPRSAKLQGASYAEFDNIEDFQLSEKTSLVVITGSTMDHQVIPLDDFEKIIQISHKKQVPVLVDDASGARIRTVIYNQPRAMDMGADLVVTSTDKLMNGPRAGLMAGKTELIDRVKEKAHQFGLEAQPPVVAGIVRALEDFNPQKLLNSMDRRDKLSIIVGNVLTGVKKTPTGFMISASNLKKEIIPNEDDESLSDRELATLMAMVLLKEHHIITIPALGMPGVSTTIRFDLSAADAENVDDTQIVHAIKDSIKRVREMVMDEETCLSVLYE from the coding sequence ATGCTCATCTGTACTTCATTGGATGAAGTAAAAAGAAGAGAATCTGCTTTCAGATTCATTGCCACTACAGTAAATCAGGAAGGAAGATCCAGTTTATACGACCTATCCGGTCTAGCTGGAGGATTTCCTGTAAAAAAATCAGACCTCCCCTTCCTGGAAACCTATTCTGGTCCTGCTATTTTTGAATTAAGTCTGCAGAAAGAGGGAAAAAAGCATCTGGGTGGAGAAAAAGTAGCTGCATTCAACCGGACCAGTGCTGCCCTACTTGCCACTATCCTGGCCCTGGTAAAACCAGGGGAAGAAGTACTGCACTACTTACCTGAATTACCTTCACACCCCTCCATTCCCCGCAGTGCGAAACTTCAGGGTGCATCCTATGCTGAATTTGATAATATTGAGGATTTCCAGCTTAGTGAGAAAACATCTCTGGTGGTCATAACCGGATCCACCATGGATCACCAGGTAATCCCTTTAGATGATTTTGAGAAGATCATCCAGATTTCCCACAAAAAACAGGTCCCGGTACTGGTTGACGACGCATCAGGAGCACGGATACGTACTGTTATTTACAATCAACCACGAGCAATGGACATGGGTGCAGATCTGGTTGTAACCAGCACGGATAAACTAATGAATGGACCCCGAGCTGGGTTGATGGCGGGTAAAACCGAGCTTATTGATAGGGTAAAGGAAAAAGCACATCAGTTTGGGCTGGAAGCCCAGCCACCAGTTGTTGCAGGGATAGTTAGGGCACTGGAGGATTTCAATCCCCAGAAACTTTTAAATTCCATGGATCGAAGAGATAAACTCAGTATCATAGTGGGGAACGTGTTGACAGGAGTGAAGAAAACACCCACCGGATTCATGATTTCTGCATCGAACCTGAAAAAAGAAATCATTCCTAATGAAGATGATGAATCCCTTTCAGATCGTGAATTAGCCACTTTAATGGCCATGGTACTTTTAAAAGAACATCATATCATTACCATTCCTGCATTGGGAATGCCTGGAGTCTCCACCACCATCCGTTTTGACCTGTCTGCAGCAGATGCAGAAAACGTGGATGATACCCAGATAGTACACGCCATTAAGGACTCAATAAAACGGGTTAGGGAGATGGTAATGGATGAAGAAACCTGTTTGAGTGTGTTATATGAGTAA
- a CDS encoding TIGR00288 family NYN domain-containing protein yields MRSFEKLTSYIPLRKSESGGSKNIGLLVDGPNMLRKEFSLNLDLVREIIAEYGNMRVGKVLLNQYASDKLIEAIVNQGFTPIVVAGDTDVYMAVEAMELIYNPNIDVVALMTRDADFLPIINKAKENGKETIVIGAEPGFSAALQNSADDAIVLKAESPKKYPKDD; encoded by the coding sequence ATGCGAAGTTTTGAGAAATTAACTTCTTACATCCCACTTAGAAAGTCAGAATCAGGAGGATCCAAAAATATAGGACTCCTGGTAGATGGCCCCAATATGTTGAGAAAGGAATTCAGCCTTAATTTAGATCTTGTAAGGGAGATAATAGCAGAATATGGTAACATGAGAGTGGGTAAAGTTCTTTTGAACCAGTATGCCTCTGATAAACTCATCGAAGCCATAGTAAACCAGGGATTCACACCAATTGTGGTGGCAGGAGACACCGATGTATACATGGCAGTTGAGGCCATGGAACTGATTTACAATCCTAATATTGATGTAGTAGCCCTTATGACCCGTGATGCCGATTTTTTACCCATCATCAATAAAGCTAAAGAAAATGGGAAAGAAACCATAGTTATCGGAGCAGAACCTGGATTCAGTGCAGCACTGCAAAACTCAGCAGATGATGCCATAGTCCTGAAAGCAGAAAGTCCTAAGAAATATCCCAAGGATGACTGA